A genomic region of Leptospira saintgironsiae contains the following coding sequences:
- a CDS encoding DUF4442 domain-containing protein translates to MKLYTSDKKESLSSWWLRFRLNHWPCLWCTGGKIQFISSDLRELHVSLKKNLRTLNRVGTIYGGSIYSSVDPYYMLMMMWILGPDYVVWDKAAKVKFVRPILDKVKIRFLITEELIQKTKQDILEKGEIVFDLPAKYEDEEGTVYATFEKTIYAASKEFYEKKLASKNMTSAFKPSKRS, encoded by the coding sequence ATGAAATTATATACTAGTGATAAAAAAGAATCTCTATCTTCTTGGTGGTTACGTTTTCGTTTAAACCATTGGCCTTGTCTGTGGTGCACAGGAGGAAAAATACAATTTATCTCTTCCGATCTACGAGAACTTCATGTTAGCTTAAAGAAAAATCTTCGTACATTGAATAGAGTCGGAACAATTTATGGGGGAAGTATCTATAGTTCAGTAGATCCCTACTATATGTTGATGATGATGTGGATACTTGGACCTGATTATGTTGTTTGGGACAAAGCAGCAAAGGTAAAATTTGTCAGGCCGATCCTTGATAAAGTAAAGATCCGATTTTTGATCACAGAGGAATTGATCCAAAAAACGAAACAGGATATATTAGAAAAAGGTGAAATCGTTTTTGATCTTCCTGCAAAATACGAAGACGAAGAAGGGACAGTATACGCCACTTTCGAAAAAACGATCTACGCTGCTTCTAAAGAATTTTATGAGAAGAAGTTAGCTTCTAAAAATATGACCTCTGCATTTAAACCTAGTAAAAGAAGTTAA
- a CDS encoding ricin-type beta-trefoil lectin domain protein, protein MKSSTVFSSRIVAVAFICALSLIGAGCKDSSSNYDSLLFLVQSNSKSGGALPADINYKAEYLTPAPLDQPSGIPFEGGGTKGKDGRSPRPVYAPKLQIDPQGWMSSGYQSRSNTQLRNICIPGTHDSGTYGIQGIDENISQTQEYNVGEQLALGYRYFDLRIKKISGQFKIHHGSSVSVSAQEVFQHISSFVNNRKKEIVFVHIQNVDSMSDAEHYELKDQLVLPYLGSRMAPRNLGNSVNFGQLWDLDKNVILIWGGGNFADLSQLYWNQGQTMKSDWQNTGNESDLVSALRDRIKDNREGKFYVAQMILTPNASQIIFPPYWGSIEDLTNDKLDHASFVYDLDREAKKSGQRINIAMVDFAGPRFSQYAFEACMDVNDLEPRYFTLKSKQSNLCLDVSNSGTDNGTRVQVWNCNNTNAQKWFYEHSTSHLRSKLNNDKCLDNGGENWNGGKIVLWDCRDNIDNMRFDFYDDSMRVRQNESIAVDANGSTSGSLVSQWTWHGGNNQRWEKNYETPYFALVNQDSGRCLDISNSSTANGARIQVYNCNGTNAQKWYYDAGNGFLRSKLDPNKCMDNGGEARNGGKIALWDCKDMNNMRFDFVGDSIRNRINSLYAVDANGASNGSLVSQWEFKNTNNQLWKKSY, encoded by the coding sequence ATGAAAAGTTCCACGGTGTTTTCCTCTCGAATCGTCGCAGTCGCATTTATTTGCGCTCTGTCCCTGATCGGAGCCGGATGTAAAGATTCCTCCTCAAATTACGATTCTTTGTTATTTTTAGTCCAATCTAACAGTAAATCCGGAGGAGCCCTCCCAGCAGACATAAATTATAAGGCAGAATACCTAACTCCTGCTCCTTTGGACCAGCCAAGCGGAATTCCTTTCGAAGGAGGCGGAACCAAGGGAAAGGACGGAAGAAGCCCAAGACCAGTATATGCTCCAAAATTACAGATAGATCCACAGGGTTGGATGAGCAGCGGATACCAATCCAGATCCAATACTCAGCTCAGAAACATTTGTATCCCAGGAACACATGACTCAGGAACTTACGGGATCCAGGGAATTGACGAGAATATTTCCCAAACCCAAGAATACAATGTGGGAGAACAATTGGCTCTCGGATATCGTTACTTCGATCTAAGGATCAAAAAGATAAGCGGACAATTTAAAATCCACCACGGATCCAGTGTTTCTGTTTCTGCTCAGGAAGTGTTCCAACATATCTCCAGCTTCGTGAATAATCGCAAAAAAGAGATCGTATTCGTTCATATCCAGAACGTGGACAGCATGAGCGATGCAGAACATTACGAACTGAAAGACCAACTGGTTCTTCCTTATTTAGGTTCCAGAATGGCTCCTCGTAATTTAGGAAATTCAGTTAACTTTGGTCAACTTTGGGATCTAGATAAAAACGTAATCTTGATCTGGGGCGGTGGAAATTTCGCAGATCTATCTCAATTGTATTGGAACCAAGGCCAGACAATGAAAAGCGACTGGCAAAATACTGGAAACGAATCCGATCTAGTAAGCGCACTCAGAGATCGTATCAAGGACAATAGAGAAGGTAAATTTTACGTAGCTCAAATGATCCTTACTCCAAATGCATCTCAAATCATCTTCCCTCCTTATTGGGGAAGTATAGAAGACCTTACGAATGATAAATTGGATCATGCAAGTTTTGTTTATGACTTGGATAGAGAAGCTAAAAAATCAGGGCAACGTATCAATATTGCAATGGTAGATTTTGCAGGTCCTCGTTTCTCCCAATACGCGTTCGAAGCATGTATGGATGTGAATGATCTGGAGCCAAGATACTTCACTTTAAAAAGTAAACAATCTAATCTATGTTTAGATGTGAGCAACAGCGGAACAGACAACGGCACTCGTGTCCAAGTTTGGAATTGCAACAACACTAATGCTCAGAAATGGTTCTATGAACATTCTACAAGTCATCTTCGAAGCAAATTGAATAATGATAAATGTTTGGATAACGGCGGAGAGAATTGGAACGGAGGAAAAATAGTCCTCTGGGATTGTAGAGACAATATAGATAATATGAGATTCGATTTTTACGATGATTCTATGCGAGTTAGACAAAACGAATCTATCGCAGTGGACGCTAACGGTTCTACAAGCGGTTCTCTAGTAAGCCAATGGACTTGGCATGGTGGAAACAACCAACGTTGGGAGAAAAATTATGAAACTCCTTACTTTGCTCTTGTCAACCAAGACTCTGGCAGATGTTTAGATATAAGCAATAGCAGTACTGCAAATGGAGCAAGAATCCAAGTTTACAACTGTAACGGAACAAACGCTCAAAAATGGTATTATGATGCAGGCAATGGGTTTCTAAGAAGTAAGCTGGATCCAAATAAATGTATGGATAATGGTGGAGAAGCTCGTAACGGCGGGAAGATTGCTCTCTGGGATTGTAAAGACATGAATAATATGAGATTCGATTTTGTAGGAGATAGTATCCGTAACAGAATCAACTCATTATACGCGGTCGATGCAAACGGAGCGTCCAACGGATCTTTAGTAAGCCAATGGGAATTCAAAAATACCAATAACCAACTCTGGAAAAAATCATATTAA
- a CDS encoding FAD-dependent oxidoreductase, with protein sequence MELARPNFIIVGSGISGPSLALFLKRAGYGVRLMESYSRPAEDIGGALQISPNGMKVMRELDLTSEMLKIGTLSDEMIFRNHIGKILAMIPNGSVSQFGESAIVVSRARFHLLLLEAAEKEGIQIEYGKKFSDAEFPLDGGVIAKFEDGSSAEADFLIGADGNHSKVRNFLFPNFPKPEYTGILNAGGFVSADVIPEKYSKRGPIHFTFGPEGFFGFAACGNTEDTSWMWWSNIPSEKELTREEIYSMSDESWRNKILEIHKGWHDPIERIIQASPTILKGNVHDLRSLPKWGNDKVLLIGDAAHVMSPHTGQGASMALEDSHTLYSLLERSASVPEAFRDFEIIRRPRVERIIEESRRNGNRKKKLSPIGCWIRDRILTLALPSFAKKGQDWMYRYEGIK encoded by the coding sequence ATGGAACTGGCGAGACCCAATTTTATAATCGTAGGCTCCGGAATCTCAGGCCCTTCTCTTGCATTATTTTTGAAAAGGGCAGGGTATGGAGTTCGTCTGATGGAATCCTATTCCCGTCCTGCGGAAGATATAGGAGGGGCTCTTCAAATATCACCTAATGGAATGAAGGTGATGAGAGAATTAGATCTGACTTCGGAGATGTTAAAGATAGGAACACTTTCAGATGAAATGATTTTTAGGAATCATATAGGAAAGATTCTTGCAATGATCCCAAATGGATCCGTTTCTCAATTCGGAGAATCTGCAATCGTGGTTTCTCGTGCAAGATTCCATCTTCTTTTATTGGAGGCTGCGGAGAAGGAAGGGATCCAGATCGAGTACGGAAAAAAATTCTCCGATGCGGAATTTCCATTAGATGGAGGAGTGATCGCAAAATTCGAAGATGGAAGTTCTGCAGAAGCGGACTTTCTTATCGGAGCCGACGGAAATCATTCCAAAGTCCGTAATTTTCTTTTTCCTAATTTTCCAAAACCTGAATATACCGGAATCTTAAATGCGGGAGGATTCGTTTCTGCAGATGTGATCCCTGAAAAATATTCAAAAAGAGGACCGATCCATTTTACTTTCGGACCGGAAGGTTTTTTTGGTTTTGCCGCCTGTGGAAACACTGAGGATACTTCTTGGATGTGGTGGAGCAATATCCCTTCTGAAAAAGAACTTACAAGGGAAGAGATTTACTCTATGAGCGACGAATCCTGGAGAAATAAAATATTAGAAATACATAAAGGATGGCATGATCCAATCGAAAGAATCATCCAAGCTTCTCCTACAATCCTGAAAGGGAACGTTCATGACTTGAGGAGTCTGCCTAAATGGGGAAATGATAAGGTATTGTTAATTGGAGATGCTGCTCATGTAATGAGTCCTCATACCGGCCAAGGAGCATCTATGGCATTGGAAGATTCTCATACCCTATATTCACTTTTAGAAAGATCCGCTTCCGTTCCGGAGGCGTTTAGAGATTTCGAAATAATCAGAAGGCCTAGAGTGGAGAGGATTATAGAAGAATCTAGAAGGAACGGAAATAGAAAGAAAAAACTGAGCCCGATAGGTTGTTGGATCAGGGATAGGATACTAACTCTGGCCTTACCTAGTTTTGCTAAGAAAGGCCAAGACTGGATGTATCGTTATGAGGGAATCAAATAA
- a CDS encoding MarR family winged helix-turn-helix transcriptional regulator, which translates to MTDSKNLSTVSILFHQTIADRLGLHITDHKCVDFLFTQGPQTAGEISKSMGLSTGAVTSLIDRLEKKGLVERKNDPSDRRKVRIFLTQDMSAMQKIGSLFEGLAKSVWEQLSAYTAEELKIILDFTRKSIRIMEEEREKLLQNRPDL; encoded by the coding sequence ATGACCGATTCCAAAAACCTGAGCACTGTATCCATTTTATTCCACCAAACCATCGCGGATAGACTCGGGCTGCACATTACAGATCACAAATGTGTGGACTTCCTATTTACGCAGGGTCCCCAAACAGCAGGGGAAATCTCTAAGAGCATGGGACTTAGCACTGGTGCTGTAACTTCTCTAATTGATCGTTTGGAGAAGAAGGGGCTGGTTGAACGTAAGAATGATCCAAGCGATAGGAGAAAGGTGAGAATTTTTCTGACCCAGGATATGTCCGCTATGCAGAAAATAGGAAGCCTATTCGAAGGTTTGGCAAAATCTGTTTGGGAACAACTCTCTGCTTACACTGCAGAAGAACTAAAGATCATTTTGGATTTTACCCGCAAATCAATTCGAATCATGGAAGAAGAAAGAGAAAAACTTCTGCAAAACCGACCGGATTTATAA
- a CDS encoding SDR family NAD(P)-dependent oxidoreductase has product MKALVTGASEGIGREFAKQLASKGYKITAVARNEVRLKQLVDELGKGHNFIIADLSDPKSTAKIQKELEDNHYDLLINNAGFGVYGPFDKADLPRLQAMTRLNIDSLVSLSYSFLKKSQSGDSLMNISSTLGLVPMPSSGVYSATKAFVTSFSESLWYEQRKRGVYVMGLCPGVTVSNFFERAGGDPKDFPKAIAQSAETLVEYALAALKKRSSPTVVSGLPNKVLVKVSKLIGRKATVKLMGKMR; this is encoded by the coding sequence ATGAAAGCTTTAGTAACAGGAGCAAGCGAAGGGATCGGAAGAGAATTCGCTAAACAACTTGCATCAAAAGGTTATAAGATCACTGCAGTAGCAAGAAACGAAGTAAGGCTCAAACAACTAGTAGACGAACTAGGAAAAGGTCATAACTTTATTATTGCCGATCTATCGGATCCAAAATCAACAGCAAAGATCCAAAAAGAGTTAGAAGACAATCATTACGATTTATTAATAAACAACGCTGGGTTCGGGGTATACGGACCGTTTGACAAGGCGGACCTTCCTAGATTACAGGCGATGACCCGTTTGAATATAGACTCTCTTGTATCCTTGTCTTATTCTTTCTTAAAAAAATCCCAATCAGGAGATTCTTTGATGAATATCTCTTCTACCTTGGGTCTTGTTCCAATGCCTTCTTCCGGAGTGTATTCAGCAACTAAGGCATTTGTAACTTCTTTCAGTGAATCCTTATGGTATGAGCAAAGAAAAAGAGGAGTTTATGTTATGGGGCTTTGTCCTGGAGTAACAGTTTCTAACTTTTTCGAAAGAGCCGGAGGAGATCCAAAAGATTTTCCAAAAGCAATCGCTCAATCCGCGGAAACTTTGGTGGAATATGCTTTGGCAGCTTTAAAAAAGAGAAGTTCCCCTACTGTGGTTTCTGGACTTCCAAATAAAGTTCTAGTAAAAGTTTCTAAGCTGATCGGAAGAAAGGCTACAGTTAAATTGATGGGAAAAATGAGGTAA
- a CDS encoding MIP/aquaporin family protein has translation MTSPFFGEFLGTFVLILLGDGVVAGVLLEKSKAKDSGWIVITAAWAFAVILGVFTAKAFGSADAHLNPAVTLAFAVQSGEYSKIPIYLPAQFLGAFLGAIAVYLHYLPHWKETKDSGKILAVFSTDPAISNPPSNFFSEFLGTFILILGIHSIFSAQIADVTTPMGVFFVGILVWVIGLSMGGTTGYAINPARDLGPRLAHYLLPIANKGNSGWKYAWLPILAPLAGGAFAGIFLKSIL, from the coding sequence ATGACGTCCCCTTTTTTTGGAGAATTTTTAGGCACATTTGTGCTGATACTTTTAGGAGACGGAGTAGTAGCCGGAGTTTTATTAGAAAAATCTAAAGCAAAAGATTCCGGTTGGATAGTGATTACTGCTGCTTGGGCATTCGCAGTGATTTTAGGAGTTTTTACTGCAAAAGCATTTGGAAGTGCGGATGCTCATTTAAATCCTGCAGTTACTTTGGCATTTGCTGTACAGTCTGGAGAATATTCTAAAATTCCAATATACCTTCCTGCACAATTTTTGGGGGCGTTTTTAGGAGCAATTGCTGTATACCTACATTATCTTCCTCATTGGAAAGAGACAAAGGACTCAGGAAAAATCTTAGCAGTATTCTCTACAGATCCTGCTATCTCTAATCCGCCTTCTAACTTCTTTAGTGAATTTTTGGGGACATTCATTTTGATCTTAGGGATACATTCTATCTTCTCCGCTCAAATTGCTGATGTGACCACACCTATGGGAGTTTTTTTTGTAGGTATCTTAGTTTGGGTGATTGGACTTTCCATGGGAGGAACTACAGGATATGCGATCAATCCTGCGAGAGATCTTGGGCCTAGATTAGCACATTATCTTCTTCCTATTGCAAACAAAGGAAACTCTGGATGGAAATATGCATGGCTTCCCATTCTTGCACCTTTAGCAGGTGGGGCCTTTGCAGGAATATTTTTAAAATCCATATTATAA
- a CDS encoding glycerophosphodiester phosphodiesterase, producing the protein MKSFSLKQTFLIFFLIYISCLGEQIRNKPIEGNLDLQGHRGARGLKPENTWPAFEEALSQGMTTIELDTVLTKDQKIIIHHDSESNPALCSKKDGSEIISKSIYELTLAELKELDCGTKKNPKFPEQVSVPGTELLTIQEFFEKIQTWERTGKRKVIPKFNIETKFPQDAESQVSNEILEAHVNLLIKAIETAKVTDRATIQSFYLPAISLVKKKNPKIKTSALFSLTYSQGTAMKFGFGNSRREYVLNQTKELRADIISPYFLYVTDEFVSKAHSLGIKVIPWTVNDTNEMERLIEAGVDGIITDYPDRLNSVLKKH; encoded by the coding sequence ATGAAATCATTTTCTCTCAAACAAACATTCTTAATATTCTTTTTGATCTATATATCTTGTTTAGGAGAACAGATCCGAAACAAACCTATCGAAGGAAATTTGGATCTACAAGGTCATAGAGGAGCCAGAGGTTTAAAACCAGAAAACACCTGGCCGGCATTCGAAGAGGCCCTTTCTCAAGGAATGACCACGATCGAATTGGATACTGTTCTAACCAAAGATCAGAAAATTATAATACATCATGACTCTGAATCTAATCCTGCATTATGTTCTAAGAAAGATGGATCAGAGATCATTTCTAAATCTATTTATGAACTTACTCTGGCAGAATTAAAAGAATTAGATTGTGGAACTAAAAAGAATCCTAAATTCCCTGAGCAAGTCTCTGTTCCTGGGACTGAACTTTTGACCATACAGGAGTTTTTTGAAAAAATCCAAACATGGGAAAGAACGGGAAAAAGAAAAGTTATCCCAAAGTTTAATATAGAGACAAAATTCCCACAAGATGCAGAGTCCCAGGTCTCTAATGAAATTTTAGAAGCACATGTAAATCTTCTGATCAAAGCGATTGAAACAGCAAAGGTCACTGATCGCGCAACAATCCAATCTTTTTATCTTCCTGCGATTTCCTTGGTAAAAAAGAAAAATCCTAAGATCAAAACTTCTGCGTTATTCTCCCTCACCTATTCCCAAGGGACTGCAATGAAATTTGGGTTTGGTAATTCCAGAAGAGAATATGTTTTAAATCAAACTAAAGAGTTAAGGGCAGATATTATTTCTCCTTATTTCTTATATGTAACAGATGAATTCGTTTCTAAGGCTCATTCTTTAGGAATTAAAGTGATCCCTTGGACAGTAAATGATACAAATGAAATGGAAAGATTGATAGAAGCAGGCGTGGACGGAATTATTACAGATTATCCAGATCGACTGAATTCTGTTCTTAAAAAACATTAG